From the Lathyrus oleraceus cultivar Zhongwan6 chromosome 4, CAAS_Psat_ZW6_1.0, whole genome shotgun sequence genome, one window contains:
- the LOC127138331 gene encoding protein CLMP1: MGKSGGRRKKGGAVVVDNSVSAQTPNGGVELDSSIFLKKAHEMKEEGNRRFQSKDYAGALEHYENALKLTPKIHPDRAVFHSNRAACLMQMKPIDYESVISECTLALQVQPLFVRALLRRARAFEAVGKYELAVQDVQLLLASDPNHKDALDISQRLRAVFGPRQEAQQDLHSRPSPAALGASAVRGAPIAGLGPCLPARPGSKKGVSSAVGAVVSPNNKVDKSQNVLLTAENGSETTKRQQNVALKPLSNGPAVQPNSKNVNQKGINGQLSEVAIRWRPLKLVYDHDIRLAQMPVKCSFRVLRDVVSKRFPSSNSVLIKYKDCDGDLVTITSTDELRLAESFVDSYLLKEPESDKSDSISVLRLHIVEVSPEQEPPLLEEEEEKLVENEVAKGDESGSHSSLGESVPEVTEVTEVPDIEVDKVAAKKDASKEKPGATGDNECKEVEMDDWLFEFAQLFRSHVGIDPDAHIDLHELGMELCSEALEETVTSEEAQDLFDKAASKFQEVAALAFFNWGNVHMCAARKRIPLDETAGKEVVAEQLQVAYDWVKEKYSLAREKYEEALLIKPDFYEGLLALGQQQFEMAKLHWSFAIAKKIDLTSWDPTETLELFNSAEEKMKAATNMWEKLEEQRAKELKDPNATKKEELLRRRKKHGSTTEGEASGVGGQSEISAEEAAEQAVVMRSQIHLFWGNMLFEKSQVECKLGMDGWKKNLDAATERFKLAGASEADISMVLKNHSSNGDAKGDDKKVQSTLPNKTGELEINKANQE, from the coding sequence ATGGGGAAATCTGGGGGTAGAAGGAAGAAGGGTGGTGCGGTTGTTGTTGACAATTCAGTTTCTGCACAAACTCCGAATGGTGGTGTTGAGTTGGATTCAtcaatttttttgaaaaaggCACATGAAATGAAGGAAGAAGGGAATAGGAGATTTCAGAGTAAGGATTATGCTGGTGCTCTTGAACACTATGAGAATGCTCTTAAACTCACACCCAAAATTCATCCTGACAGAGCTGTTTTTCACAGCAACAGGGCTGCTTGTTTGATGCAAATGAAACCTATTGATTATGAATCTGTTATTTCTGAGTGTACTTTGGCTCTTCAGGTTCAGCCTTTGTTTGTTCGGGCTCTTCTCCGTAGGGCTAGGGCGTTTGAGGCTGTTGGTAAGTATGAATTGGCTGTGCAGGATGTGCAGTTGTTGTTGGCTTCTGATCCTAATCATAAGGATGCTTTGGATATTTCTCAGAGATTGAGGGCTGTGTTTGGGCCTCGTCAGGAGGCCCAGCAGGATCTTCATAGTCGGCCTTCTCCTGCTGCTCTTGGGGCATCGGCTGTCCGTGGTGCCCCTATTGCGGGGTTAGGTCCATGTCTGCCTGCACGGCCTGGATCGAAGAAGGGGGTGAGTTCTGCAGTTGGGGCTGTTGTTTCTCCGAATAACAAGGTTGACAAGTCTCAAAATGTTTTACTTACTGCTGAAAATGGCTCGGAGACGACTAAGCGTCAGCAGAATGTTGCGTTGAAGCCTTTAAGTAATGGTCCTGCAGTGCAACCTAACTCGAAAAATGTGAACCAGAAGGGGATTAATGGGCAGCTGTCGGAGGTTGCGATTCGGTGGAGACCATTGAAGCTTGTTTATGATCATGACATCAGGCTTGCTCAGATGCCGGTGAAATGTAGTTTCAGAGTACTGAGAGATGTGGTAAGCAAAAGATTTCCTTCTTCGAATTCAGTTCTGATCAAGTACAAGGATTGTGATGGTGATTTGGTTACTATAACGTCTACGGATGAACTCAGATTGGCAGAGTCTTTTGTTGATAGCTATTTGCTGAAAGAGCCTGAATCAGATAAAAGTGATTCCATTTCGGTGCTGAGACTTCATATTGTTGAAGTTAGTCCGGAACAGGAGCCACCTTTGttggaagaagaggaagaaaAACTTGTTGAGAATGAAGTGGCCAAGGGAGATGAGAGTGGATCTCATTCTTCCCTTGGTGAATCTGTCCCTGAAGTTACGGAAGTTACCGAGGTTCCTGATATTGAGGTTGACAAGGTAGCTGCTAAGAAGGATGCTTCCAAGGAAAAGCCGGGAGCCACCGGAGATAATGAATGCAAAGAAGTGGAGATGGATGATTGGTTGTTCGAATTTGCTCAGCTTTTCCGCTCACATGTTGGTATTGACCCGGATGCTCATATTGACTTGCACGAACTTGGGATGGAGCTTTGTTCTGAGGCACTTGAAGAAACAGTAACTAGTGAGGAAGCTCAAGATTTATTCGACAAGGCTGCTTCAAAATTCCAGGAGGTGGCAGCATTGGCATTCTTCAACTGGGGTAATGTTCACATGTGCGCTGCTAGAAAGCGGATTCCCTTAGATGAAACTGCTGGAAAAGAGGTAGTGGCAGAACAACTTCAAGTGGCTTATGACTGGGTCAAGGAAAAGTATTCTTTGGCAAGAGAAAAATATGAGGAAGCACTCTTGATCAAACCAGATTTCTACGAGGGGCTGTTGGCTCTAGGCCAGCAACAATTTGAAATGGCCAAACTCCATTGGTCTTTTGCAATTGCTAAGAAGATAGATTTAACAAGCTGGGATCCAACGGAAACTCTTGAATTGTTTAATAGTGCGGAGGAGAAGATGAAAGCCGCAACAAATATGTGGGAGAAGTTGGAGGAACAGAGAGCAAAGGAGCTAAAAGACCCAAATGCAACCAAGAAAGAAGAATTATTGAGAAGAAGGAAGAAACATGGCAGTACTACCGAAGGCGAGGCTTCTGGTGTTGGCGGTCAGAGTGAGATATCTGCCGAAGAAGCCGCTGAGCAAGCAGTGGTCATGAGATCACAGATTCATCTCTTTTGGGGAAATATGCTTTTCGAAAAATCCCAAGTTGAATGCAAATTAGGAATGGATGGTTGGAAGAAAAACCTAGATGCTGCAACAGAAAGGTTCAAGCTTGCAGGAGCTTCAGAGGCAGATATTTCAATGGTTCTAAAGAATCATTCTTCTAATGGTGATGCAAAAGGTGATG